The Flavobacterium commune genome contains the following window.
AAACATTCTATCTACTAATTTTTTAATTATTGGACCAATAATTAAAATAATTGGTATCACCATCAAATAAGCTAGAAGCCATGATTTAAACCATATTTTAAAAAAAATGTCTGAGAAAC
Protein-coding sequences here:
- a CDS encoding DUF2798 domain-containing protein is translated as MKQKIVFALLMGIFTTGIISFALIALNIGFSDIFFKIWFKSWLLAYLMVIPIILIIGPIIKKLVDRMFSNE